From the Fimbriimonadia bacterium genome, the window GTACGAACCCGTCGGCTTCATGCTGGAACTGTTACGGGAACAGCAGATCGAAGTTGACGAGGAAACCCTTCGCACCGAGTACCTTCCTATGCGTGTTGCCAGGCAGGGGGAGTATGCCCAGGCGATACAGGCGATGGGCGCACGAGGACGGCGGGCGTTTTGGAAGAGATTCACTGCCGACCTACTATCCTCAATCGGAGTGCCATTGAGCGAAGGTCATCTTGCCCGAATGTCGGAGAGAAGTGATGAGCTGTTGCTTTGCGAGAACTCGCCGTACTGGCGCCTATATCCCGATGTGCGCGAGGCTCTGTCGCTGCTGCGCCGCAGGGGCGCGCGGCTGGCCGTGGTGTCCAACTGGGACGACACACTCCATCCCGTCCTCGAACTCCTCGGCATCGCACAGCAGTTCGAGTTCGCACTGGCTTCCCTGGAAGTAGGTTGGGAGAAGCCCGACCCGCGCATCTTCGGCCGGGCGGTGGGACGGCTGGGCTATGAGCCGTTCGAGGTGGCACACGTCGGCGACAACCCGTTGGACGACGGGGAAGGCGCGGCGCGTGCAGGCCTGTTCCCCATCATCGTGGACCGCGACGGCGCATATCCGGGGCTTCCGTTCGCCCGCATTCGGTCCTTGACGGATTTGGCACTGCTTTATGAGTGAGTCGATGGACAGCTCACTGTTCGACTACGACCTGCCACACGAGCTGATTGCGCAGAGTCCAGTGGAGCCGAGGGACAGCTCGCGGCTCCTGGTTCTGCCTCGCGCTGGCGACTCCATCGAGCATCGGCACTTCCGCGATCTGGCCGAGCTGCTCGAGCCAGAAGATGTACTCGTACTCAACGACACTCGTGTCAGCGCCCGCAGACTATTTGGCAGGAGGCCGAGCGGGGGCGCGGTGGAGCTGCTTCTAATGCGCTCGCTCGGCGGCAATCGCTATCAGGCGTTGACGCGGCCCGCACGCCGCCTGAGGCCGGGCGAACGAGTGATCTTCGATGATGCTCCGGAAGCCTTCATCGAAGAGGTCGGGGAAGGCGGTCAGCGCGTCGTTCGGTTCGACGGGCCGCTCGGAGACGCTGGGGAGATGCCTCTACCTCCCTACTTCCACGGCACGTTGCCAGACCCGGAGCGTTACCAGACCGTGTATGCAGCGGAAGACGGGAGCAGCGCAGCGCCAACGGCTGGCTTGCACTTCACGCAGGAATTGCTGACTCGCATCGAACGGAAGGGCGTACGCGTCACAAGAGTCACGCTTCACGTCGGGCTCGACACCTTTCGACCGTTGCCGGAAGGGCCGGTGGAAAAGCACAAGATGCACGGGGAGACCTACACAATCCCCGAGGAGACGGCCAATGCGGTTCGATTCTGCTCGGGACGAGTGATTGCGGTTGGCACGACGGCGGTGCGGGTGTTAGAATCGGCGGGACCGCGGGAGCAGATGGAGATGGGTCAAGCGACCACGCGGCTGTTCATTAGGCCGGGATACGAGTTCCGGTGTGTCGAGGGGATCGTGACGAACTTCCATCTGCCCCGGACGACGATGTTGTTGATGATCTGCGCTTTCGCAGGGCGGGAACGGGTGCTCGCAGCGTATGAGGAAGCAAAGCGGGCGGGCTACCGGTTCCTTAGCTTCGGCGATGCGATGGCTATTCTATGATTGCTGTTCTTTGAGGTGAGTGGACCATGGAGGTCGAGCGAGTTCCCGGATACGATGACGTCTATGCGTACATAGACAGCCAATTCTTAGACACGCCGGAGGCGACCTCGCAGCAAAGCCCGCCTACGGCGAAGCGTCAAGCTACCACTCGAGGGCGATTGCCGCACGGAGGCCTGGACGCGCCGACGGCCGGAACGGTGTACTCGCCTTTGGGCGGGCCGCCTCCCCCTGTTCCCGCGGAGGAGACCAGGCAGCAGGCCGCACCTCCACAGCCGGCACCTCAGCCGCCGGTCGGAGCGGTCGTGGAGACGGAGGCGCGGAAGGAAGATGCTGCGGTGCCCATTGCCGATGCCGCACTACAGGCCGCTCGCGAGGTCTCGCCCGCAACCAAGCGCAGGCGCGTGAAAGGCGGCGAGGCGGTGCAGCTCCGCATTCCCAACATAGAGGATTACCTTCCCGGGCTGACTACGGATACCCGACCATCGCGAGCCCAGGCCAAAGCCGTCGTGAACATGGAAGTCGGCAGCCATAGGTCACAGCAGCACTCGCCGCCGAAGCCCCCGAGAAAGCTGAAGAGGCCAGAGCTTTCGGGACCACGCCCCCGCAAGCGTACCAGGACCGAAGCGACAAATCCCTCGCCCTCGGTCCCAGAGGAGCTTCGCAGCCTTGTAGGTCTCGGAAACGACACCGTCCTCGAGAAGTACTACCAACGTTCCCGTGGCGAGAGCAAAGAGCAGATGCTCTCGCGCATAACCAACCCCGAGCTATCGTTGGAGGAAGCGGCGAAGCTGCTCGGTGTGTGTCCGGCGACCGTGCGGCGCTACACCAACAAGGGCTGGCTGAGGCACCATCGGACGAAGGGTAACCAGCGCAGGTTTCGCTTATCCGACATCGCGGAGTTCGTCAGGGAGTTTCGAGCCAAACTCGAGTAGGGGCAGTTGAACGTAGCCATCTTCTCGGACAGCTATCTGCCCGTGCTGAACGGGGTCAGCGTATCCGTGCATACGCTCGTCGCCGGCCTGCGTGCTCGTGGGCATCGAGTATGGGTGTTCGCGCCGGCATTCCCTGGGCACCGTGACACGGATCCCGACGTAGTCCGCTTCAGATCGCTCATCACGCCATGGGCAAAGGGATACCCACTCGCCCGTCCACCCTTTCGCGGTACTCTGAGGAGGTTCCAGCGCCTCCCTATTGAGATCGTACACACACACACTCCGTTCACAATCGGCTTCTGCGGGCTTAGGTGGGCCGAGTCGGCGGGCATCCCGATCCTCTCCACCTATCACACCATGTACGACCGCTACGTGCACTATGTGCCATTCTTCACCCGACGCTACGTCGCATACAAGGTCGCCAAGCACACGCGATACTACTACGGCCGCGTCGCAAGGGTGATAACACCCTCGCACGCGGCAGCCGACGTGTTGCGCGGCCATGGGGTGACAACTCCCATCGAGGTGGTGCGTACCGGGATTCCGCAAGCCAAAGCCATTCCGAAGTCTGAAGCGCGCGACCGTTTGGGGATCCCACAAGATGAGAGCACGCTCCTCTACGTCGGCAGGCTGGCGTCGGAGAAGAACCTAGGCTTACTTCTGGACTGCCTTCCCCGCTGGCGGACCTCGTTCCCGAACGCTCGGCTGCGGCTGGTCGGAGATGGTCCCGGGCGACCTCTCCTGGAGTCACGTGCAGCGGAATTGGGCATTCGAGAACGCCTTACCGTACACGGGCAGGTAGGGCATGACGAGGTGCTCGTGTACATGGCTGCTGCGGACCTATTCGTGTTCCCTTCCACTTCGGAAACGCAGGGGCTGGTCATCGGCGAGGCGCAAAGCCTGGGGCTCCCGGCGGTTGCAGTTCGGGGGGGCGGTGCGCCGGAAACGATAGAGCACGGCGTAGACGGGATGGTAGTGGCCGATGATGCGCAGGAGTTCGCACAGGCCGTCGAGGAGATTCTGCGTGATCCAGTGCTACGTGCCAAGATGTCGGAAAACGCACTTCGTTCGCCCGCACGGATCTCGCCCGACGAGTACGTGGGCCGGATTGAGCGACTATACGAGGAGGTGCTAGGTGAAAGGCAACAGGAAACTCCCACTCAGCCCGCCTCAGTCCATTCGTGAGCGCACGGAACAGATCGAGCTCGAGCTGCTATCGCCCCATGCTGCCAAGTCCGCCCTGAGCAGGGGGCGCCCGTTGCCGGAGAAGCCGGACCCGATTCGTACCTGTTACCAGCGGGATCGCGATCGAGTGCTGCACTGCAAGGCGTTTCGGCGGCTGAAACACAAGACGCAGGTATTCATCGACCCGGACGGCGACCACTTCCGCACAAGACTAACACACACGCTGGAAGTCTCGCAGATCAGCAGAACCGTGGCACGTGCGCTGCGCCTGAACGAAGACCTAACAGAGGCCATCGCGCTCGGCCACGACCTAGGGCACCCGCCCTTCGGCCACGCGGGTGAGGAGGCGCTGAACGATGCTATGCAAGAAGTGGACCCGACACTCTCCTTTCGCCACTTCGAGCAGTCGGTGCGAGTAGTGCAGGTGCTGGAGCGTGACGGAGCCGGGCTGAACCTAACTTACGAGACGTTGGAGGGCATCGGAGGGCACTCGAAAGGACGAGACGACCTTGCACACGCATCTCGAGTCCCTGTAGGCAGTATGGAAGCCGAGGTGGTGCGTACGTGCGATCGCGTAGCCTACCTCAACCACGACCTGGACGATGCGTTTCGCGCGGGGCACATCCTGCCGAACGAACTACCCGTGACGGTGAGCGAGGGACTTGGCATCGGAAACAGTGAACGAATCACGCGCATGGTGACGGACATCATTCAGGCCACCGGGGACGGTCCGCATGTACTGATGTCCCGGCAGATGGAGGGGCTGCTGAACGAACTGAAGGAGTTCATGTTCGAACGGCTGTACGTGAACAACCCGCGCACCGCACCCGATATCGAGCGAGCCAAGGAGATGCTTCGTCTGCTTTTTCGACACTACCTGGACCACCCAGAGCTGCTGCCCGAGCGGCACCTTCCAACGGACCTCGCACAACTCCCTCAGGCGGTGTGCGACTACATCGCAGGCATGACCGACCGCTACGCCGTGCAGCAGTTCGAGTCGCTGTTTCTCCCCAAGGTCTGGCGCCGGGTTGAGTAGGCACCAGGGCTTCAGCGGCGAGCGAAACCGGACATCGGGTGTGAGCTCCGGGAACCGGGGGTGCCTCGAGCTTGTCCGAGGGAGAGAAGCTTCAGAACATAGAGGTAAGCGTTATGCCATTCGCCATCATCCTCGCAGCCATTCTGGCGCAGTCGTCAGCAATGGACGCCCGCAAGCCGGTAGGGCTCCAGCTGCGCGCCGTGCCCTATCACACCACGGTCCACCTCACCTGGCCGGAGACCGGTGCGCCGGGCTACGCCGTGCTGCGTTCCACGGTCGGGGCCGGATCGTCGCCGGAGGTCGTGCGCTACTCGGCCAAGGGCGACTTAACCGACTACGGCCTGATGCCGGGAGTGGAATACTCCTATCGCGTCGCGCCGCTGGACCAGGCTGGGCTGATGAGCGAGGCGTGGAGCCCCGAGGTTCGTGTGCGCACAGGCGTATCGGCACAGAACCTGCTTCGCGTAACCACACACGACCTACTGTATGTCATCTACACGGGTGGTATGTCCCAGGCCGAGGTGGATAGGCTGTACAACGGCGTAGTGCGCGACGGCAGGGAGTTCTATTGGCGCAACAGCCTGCTTCGCTACAACCTCAACGTGGTTCCGATGATCATCCCCACCTATCCGCCGGATACCAGTGGCCCTACCATGGCCAACATCGAGGCGGATCTTCGCGCGAGAGGCGTGCAGAACAACCAGTATGATGGGTGCTTCGTCACGGGCAACAACCTGAGTGGGTGCTACGGTGGGTTCGTCATCCTCGGACAGACCGCGTCGGCGTACGCGCGTGTGTGTGGCGTGCCGTCCCAGTACGAAGGGAAGAACGACACAGACCCCACGGTGGTGTGGGGCTTCACCCACGAGTTCGGCCACGCGCTGGACCTGGTGCTGTGCGCTTATAGCGGACATCCAGAGATGCTGTTCAACCACTTTCCATGGGCCTACCCATTGCCTCCAGGGATCCTCTTCGATGCCGGACCGCACTTCGATGGGATGGGAGAGGTTCTCCGAGTGTACAACGCCTACCACGACTTTCTGGCGCCCTGGGACGGGTACATCGAAGTGGTGGATGCAGATGGTGACGGCGTGCCGGACGACGACCCCCGCGTACCGATTGACGAGGCTCGCTTCGGCTCCTCTCCTGCCAGTGCGGACACGGACAGCGACGGGCTGAGTGACTTCGACGAGATGTGCGCCGGGCGCTATGCGGGCTCCAACCCTAACGTTCAGGACACCGATGGGGATGGAATCTTGGACGGACAGGACCCGTGGCCACTGGTGCGCATGGCCCCCGTACTGTGGCAAGCGACTTCCGACCCGGCGATGGACGGAGATGCCGATGCAAGCTATGAGTGGCTGAGCGACGGGTTCGTTTTCAGCAAGGACCCGACACTGACAATGCAAGTGCGTGCGTGCTGGCGACCGGATGCGCTCTATCTGCACTTCACATCGAACAAGAGCGTGCGTGTGTGGATATGCTTGGACGGATCGGCCGAGAACGGGCGATGGGATTCCGGTGGGAAGTTCGCCGAAAACGGCAGTCTGTATTCGGACACGGCATATGGTGACAGCTACATCGAAGACGGTGTGCTGATAGCCGAGTACGGCGTGCCGACCGTAAGAAAGCGTAGCAGCTCGATAGCGGGCAGCGCGGTGTCCTACAAGCAGTCCGGAGGCCAGTATCTGTTCGAGGTGAAGATACCTACCGCCCTCGGCCCCGGCGATAGCTATTCATACTTCCGACAGAACGATCCCCTCATTAATGGCATCAGCCTGTTCTCGGGCAAGCAGCTAGGATTCAACTTCACGGTGGCAACGAGGAGCAGCTCCTCGACCAGTCAGTACTCCGGTTCGTGGGCGACTGCGGGGGAGATATACAGCTCCTATGACGTGATGCTGATGGATCGCGCGGCAACCATTCGTGGCGTAGTAGCGATGCAGCAGTGCATGAATCCCGAAGGGCATACGGCGCTACTGGAGTTCCGTGACCCCGGCACTACTCGCGTGCGGGCGATGCTTCCGATCACCCTGGACGACGGCGCTCAATACGAGGCCGTCGGCGCACCATCCGGCACGTTCGACCTGGCAGTAAAGTTTCAGCACCATCTGCGGCGCGTGTCGCCTAATCGAACACTCATCGCAGGCATGAACTATGTGGACTTCCTGCAGATCAACGGGGATGCGGACAACAGCAACAGCGTGGACATCGGGGACTTGAACGCGGTGCTGACACGCTTCGGTATTGCCGACCCGGTAGTAGACCTCGACTGTAGTGGCGAGGTGGCCTTAGCGGACCTGAACATCGTACTACTGAATTTCGGCCGCGTCGGCGATCCGTAGCAGTTTCGCCTAGAGCGAGTGTATGCTTGCAGGGATGCTGCTCGGCTTGGTGGTGACGATGACGGGTGCGAGTCCGCCTCAAAGCATTGACCTGTCTCGCGACTGGGAGTTCGCTCGTCTCGATATGGATACTAGCTGGACGGTCGAGTTAGGTCCACGCTTGAGCTGGTCTACTGTCCAGTTACCACACACTCCGCAACTTCACACCCCTCGCTCCAACCAAGTGTGGCAAGGGGTGTGCGTGTATCGCAAGCACCTGCAGGTTCCGAGCATCGCACCGGGCGGCCAGGTGATACTAAGAATCGGCGCGGCGATGCACAAGGCACAAGTGTACTGGAACGATAGGCTCATCACCACCCACTACGGAGGCTATCTTCCGGTAGTAGCGGACCTGACTGCCGAGTTGACGCGCGAGCCCGAAGGTGATCTGGTCATCGTGCTCGACAACAGGGACGACCCGACGGTGCCACCTGGCAAGCCGCAGCGGGCGGTCGACTTCGCCTACTTCGGCGGGCTGCATCGCGACGCTACGCTCACCATCAAGCCTGCGGTTCGGATCCGTGATCCGTTTCTAGCGAACGGCGCCGGGCGCGGTGGAATCTTCGTCTCGTACGAAACGGTGTCACCGAAGCAAGCGACCGTGGTAGTTCGAGCGGATGTGGAAAACGGTTCGCCAGATGGCCGAGGCGCCAAGCTGCGTGTCACTCTGCAGGCGAAAGGGCGCGCCGTAGCATCCGGTACATCCGGCGAAGTGAAGGTCCGCGCGGGCGGGATGGCCCGGCTGCAGGCTCGCATGGTAGTCGAGCGGCCGCGTCTTTGGCACCCCGACACGCCACATCTCTATGAACTCGTGGTACAGGTTGACGGGGGATGCGAGGTGGTGGACGAAGAGCGGCTGCGCATTGGCATCCGCACATTCGCCGTCGGCGAGTCCGGTAACCTGTTGGTGAACGGCGCCCCGCTCCTGGTTCGTGGCACCAATCGCCACAATGACATGCCATGGTTTGGCAATGCCATTCCTCCGCGTATGCAGGAGCGAGACGTTAAGCTGCTGAAGGAAGCCGGCTTCAACTGCCTTCGCCTGGCCCACTACCCGCAGGACCCGGCAGTTCTCGACGCGTGCGACCGCTACGGCTTGCTCGTGATCTCGTGCGTTCCCGGGTGGCAGCACTACTCCGACGATCCTGTGTTCGCCCATCGGGTGGAGCAGGATGTTAGGAACATGGTCCGGCGTGATCGCAACCGTGCGTGTGTTGCACTGTGGGAGACTACGCTGAATGAGACCTATGGCCCTCCCGATGCATTTTTCCGAAGGATGGTGCTCGCCGCGCGGAGTGAGTCACCGTATTCGACCATCCTCACATGCGGTGACACCTACGGTCGCGCCGACCCTTCGAGCATTGGTTACGACGTCCCATATACTCTCTGGGCGGACCCATTTCTGCGTCCGATGCCGAAGGAAATGGGTGGCAAGGGTCTGCACCGGGAGTATGGGGATTACGAGTTCGGTGGAAGCGTGAGTACGAGTCGCGTCGGGCTGACTGCCAGTGAGGCCGATCTTATGCTGCAAGCGTGGAACTACCAGTGGTCGCTGAATCGCTACCAGGCGCTACCTTGGACCTTGGGCACGTGTAGCTGGGTGGGCATAGACCACCATCGTGGATTCCCCAACGAACCCGGGGCGTCCGAGTGTGGTGCGCTAGACCTCTTCCGGAGGCCCAAGCCGGTCTATTGGTTCTTCCAGAGCCAGAGACCGGTCGAGCAAGGCCCAATGGTCCGCATCGCGAATCGCTGGGAGCCCCCTTCACCGAACAAAGTGATCGTTTACTCGAATGCTGACAGGGTGGAACT encodes:
- a CDS encoding HAD-IA family hydrolase is translated as MPRLSPRAITFDAAGTLVDVRYEPVGFMLELLREQQIEVDEETLRTEYLPMRVARQGEYAQAIQAMGARGRRAFWKRFTADLLSSIGVPLSEGHLARMSERSDELLLCENSPYWRLYPDVREALSLLRRRGARLAVVSNWDDTLHPVLELLGIAQQFEFALASLEVGWEKPDPRIFGRAVGRLGYEPFEVAHVGDNPLDDGEGAARAGLFPIIVDRDGAYPGLPFARIRSLTDLALLYE
- the queA gene encoding tRNA preQ1(34) S-adenosylmethionine ribosyltransferase-isomerase QueA, giving the protein MDSSLFDYDLPHELIAQSPVEPRDSSRLLVLPRAGDSIEHRHFRDLAELLEPEDVLVLNDTRVSARRLFGRRPSGGAVELLLMRSLGGNRYQALTRPARRLRPGERVIFDDAPEAFIEEVGEGGQRVVRFDGPLGDAGEMPLPPYFHGTLPDPERYQTVYAAEDGSSAAPTAGLHFTQELLTRIERKGVRVTRVTLHVGLDTFRPLPEGPVEKHKMHGETYTIPEETANAVRFCSGRVIAVGTTAVRVLESAGPREQMEMGQATTRLFIRPGYEFRCVEGIVTNFHLPRTTMLLMICAFAGRERVLAAYEEAKRAGYRFLSFGDAMAIL
- a CDS encoding helix-turn-helix domain-containing protein — translated: MEVERVPGYDDVYAYIDSQFLDTPEATSQQSPPTAKRQATTRGRLPHGGLDAPTAGTVYSPLGGPPPPVPAEETRQQAAPPQPAPQPPVGAVVETEARKEDAAVPIADAALQAAREVSPATKRRRVKGGEAVQLRIPNIEDYLPGLTTDTRPSRAQAKAVVNMEVGSHRSQQHSPPKPPRKLKRPELSGPRPRKRTRTEATNPSPSVPEELRSLVGLGNDTVLEKYYQRSRGESKEQMLSRITNPELSLEEAAKLLGVCPATVRRYTNKGWLRHHRTKGNQRRFRLSDIAEFVREFRAKLE
- a CDS encoding glycosyltransferase family 4 protein; this translates as MNVAIFSDSYLPVLNGVSVSVHTLVAGLRARGHRVWVFAPAFPGHRDTDPDVVRFRSLITPWAKGYPLARPPFRGTLRRFQRLPIEIVHTHTPFTIGFCGLRWAESAGIPILSTYHTMYDRYVHYVPFFTRRYVAYKVAKHTRYYYGRVARVITPSHAAADVLRGHGVTTPIEVVRTGIPQAKAIPKSEARDRLGIPQDESTLLYVGRLASEKNLGLLLDCLPRWRTSFPNARLRLVGDGPGRPLLESRAAELGIRERLTVHGQVGHDEVLVYMAAADLFVFPSTSETQGLVIGEAQSLGLPAVAVRGGGAPETIEHGVDGMVVADDAQEFAQAVEEILRDPVLRAKMSENALRSPARISPDEYVGRIERLYEEVLGERQQETPTQPASVHS
- a CDS encoding deoxyguanosinetriphosphate triphosphohydrolase: MKGNRKLPLSPPQSIRERTEQIELELLSPHAAKSALSRGRPLPEKPDPIRTCYQRDRDRVLHCKAFRRLKHKTQVFIDPDGDHFRTRLTHTLEVSQISRTVARALRLNEDLTEAIALGHDLGHPPFGHAGEEALNDAMQEVDPTLSFRHFEQSVRVVQVLERDGAGLNLTYETLEGIGGHSKGRDDLAHASRVPVGSMEAEVVRTCDRVAYLNHDLDDAFRAGHILPNELPVTVSEGLGIGNSERITRMVTDIIQATGDGPHVLMSRQMEGLLNELKEFMFERLYVNNPRTAPDIERAKEMLRLLFRHYLDHPELLPERHLPTDLAQLPQAVCDYIAGMTDRYAVQQFESLFLPKVWRRVE
- a CDS encoding fibronectin type III domain-containing protein translates to MSEGEKLQNIEVSVMPFAIILAAILAQSSAMDARKPVGLQLRAVPYHTTVHLTWPETGAPGYAVLRSTVGAGSSPEVVRYSAKGDLTDYGLMPGVEYSYRVAPLDQAGLMSEAWSPEVRVRTGVSAQNLLRVTTHDLLYVIYTGGMSQAEVDRLYNGVVRDGREFYWRNSLLRYNLNVVPMIIPTYPPDTSGPTMANIEADLRARGVQNNQYDGCFVTGNNLSGCYGGFVILGQTASAYARVCGVPSQYEGKNDTDPTVVWGFTHEFGHALDLVLCAYSGHPEMLFNHFPWAYPLPPGILFDAGPHFDGMGEVLRVYNAYHDFLAPWDGYIEVVDADGDGVPDDDPRVPIDEARFGSSPASADTDSDGLSDFDEMCAGRYAGSNPNVQDTDGDGILDGQDPWPLVRMAPVLWQATSDPAMDGDADASYEWLSDGFVFSKDPTLTMQVRACWRPDALYLHFTSNKSVRVWICLDGSAENGRWDSGGKFAENGSLYSDTAYGDSYIEDGVLIAEYGVPTVRKRSSSIAGSAVSYKQSGGQYLFEVKIPTALGPGDSYSYFRQNDPLINGISLFSGKQLGFNFTVATRSSSSTSQYSGSWATAGEIYSSYDVMLMDRAATIRGVVAMQQCMNPEGHTALLEFRDPGTTRVRAMLPITLDDGAQYEAVGAPSGTFDLAVKFQHHLRRVSPNRTLIAGMNYVDFLQINGDADNSNSVDIGDLNAVLTRFGIADPVVDLDCSGEVALADLNIVLLNFGRVGDP
- a CDS encoding DUF4982 domain-containing protein produces the protein MLAGMLLGLVVTMTGASPPQSIDLSRDWEFARLDMDTSWTVELGPRLSWSTVQLPHTPQLHTPRSNQVWQGVCVYRKHLQVPSIAPGGQVILRIGAAMHKAQVYWNDRLITTHYGGYLPVVADLTAELTREPEGDLVIVLDNRDDPTVPPGKPQRAVDFAYFGGLHRDATLTIKPAVRIRDPFLANGAGRGGIFVSYETVSPKQATVVVRADVENGSPDGRGAKLRVTLQAKGRAVASGTSGEVKVRAGGMARLQARMVVERPRLWHPDTPHLYELVVQVDGGCEVVDEERLRIGIRTFAVGESGNLLVNGAPLLVRGTNRHNDMPWFGNAIPPRMQERDVKLLKEAGFNCLRLAHYPQDPAVLDACDRYGLLVISCVPGWQHYSDDPVFAHRVEQDVRNMVRRDRNRACVALWETTLNETYGPPDAFFRRMVLAARSESPYSTILTCGDTYGRADPSSIGYDVPYTLWADPFLRPMPKEMGGKGLHREYGDYEFGGSVSTSRVGLTASEADLMLQAWNYQWSLNRYQALPWTLGTCSWVGIDHHRGFPNEPGASECGALDLFRRPKPVYWFFQSQRPVEQGPMVRIANRWEPPSPNKVIVYSNADRVELFLNGRSLGMRASDDGPDTEYGVPPQADPLYWSNGGFLPSGGPPPDKPTAIFDGGNARNLDHPPFTFTGVEFEPGTLKAVAYVRGNAAATHEVRTPGEATQIRVVVDDAGIPLRGDGLDCVWVRVEVLDALGVPCFTNGLAVSLRASGSAEVVGSDTMPTEGGVASFLIRGLTPGFTELSAACALGEARFRVKVAAPDLRRAPRGVCCQDRAPAL